From Toxorhynchites rutilus septentrionalis strain SRP chromosome 2, ASM2978413v1, whole genome shotgun sequence, a single genomic window includes:
- the LOC129770437 gene encoding polyamine-modulated factor 1-binding protein 1-like isoform X1 codes for MSNNVVKRNPTGTKSKKPIPAKVDSGIARMPSTTTRTESPQHSRLPRPLSGRQSSRSIQERKAATGVMDKTRPTSSGSFNRFTSQSKSDEKSILKVHRLGMLPTYLRKPRSASFTEKNPPRSNEQRSNEAGEHAKEMLEFVNVRFEKFQNDLAIQYGKYCASKEALNEEGITSSDVRNNISVQHASAGLEEEIARVFVQTEPVEAALQTGVCPPFEGSGGTPMEATVLFDQQQQLTVAQEKNHQLEIMCAQQQERIENLEKEVATKGAMISKMENGIDEMRKISNAQNSQMGELEQRLADALKICEDKDNQILELNTNLETVQKQKSLVDHRNDEALKMVVTLQTEVERLQRENRQLIDNKQQNDIQLKIRAQLLESLEASNQSLIARCAELDKPGVKNEVEAQAKFEISRTLHNILSVEQSQRSMEKQNSSVCDQKSVQSKVVSHKILDVLRQMKNENLQLRGMISENKCVRNKEERVPVDNLLNKQSRNKLCQLFPEELPSNDVILEDDVIDEQITNRIVYDDQITGKLYH; via the exons atgaGCAACAACGTAGTCAAGCGGAACCCAACAG GGACCAAATCCAAGAAACCAATTCCCGCGAAAGTTGACTCTGGCATCGCGAGAATGCCTTCCACAACGACGAGAACCGAGTCCCCCCAACATTCAAGGCTACCGCGTCCTTTGTCCGGCCGACAAAGTAGTCGAAGTATTCAGGAACGTAAAGCGGCTACCGGCGTAATGGACAAAACTCGCCCAACGAGCAGTGGCTCTTTCAATCGGTTCACCAGTCAATCAAAATCGGATGAAAAAAGCATTTTGAAAGTGCATCGTCTCGGTATGCTACCCACGTATCTCCGAAAACCCCGCTCTGCTAGCTTCACTGAGAAAAATCCACCAAGGTCTAATGAACAAAGATCTAACGAGGCTGGCGAACACGCTAAGGAGATGCTCGAATTTGTAAATGTGcgatttgaaaaatttcaaaacgatTTGGCCATacagtatggaaaatattgtgctTCGAAGGAGGCATTGAATGAGGAAGGAATAACGAGCTCGGATGTTCGGAATAACATATCGGTGCAACATGCTTCTGCAGGCTTAGAAGAGGAAATCGCGCGTGTTTTTGTGCAGACCGAGCCGGTGGAAGCTGCACTGCAGACGGGGGTTTGCCCACCTTTCGAAGGTTCTGGGGGCACTCCAATGGAAGCCACTGTACTGTTCGACCAGCAACAACAGCTTACTGTGGCGcaagaaaaaaatcaccaaCTGGAGATAATGTGTGCGCAACAGCAGGAACGAATCGAGAATCTGGAAAAAGAGGTTGCAACCAAAGGAGCTATGATAAGCAAGATGGAGAATGGGATAGATGAG ATGAGGAAAATTTCAAATGCACAAAATTCTCAGATGGGAGAGTTGGAGCAACGATTAGCGGATGCTTTGAAGATCTGTGAGGATAAAGACAATCAGATATTGGAACTCAACACAAACTTGG AaacagttcaaaaacaaaaaagtctTGTCGACCATCGAAACGACGAAGCGTTGAAGATGGTG GTCACACTCCAAACCGAGGTGGAACGACTTCAACGGGAGAACCGCCAGCTGATTGATAACAAACAGCAAAATGATATTCAACTGAAGATCCGCGCTCAGCTCTTGGAATCTCTAGAGGCGAGTAATCAGAGTCTCATCGCTCGATGTGCTGAATTAGACAAGCCTGGAGTGAAAAATGAG GTGGAAGCACAAGCGAAGTTCGAAATATCTCGAACATTGCATAACATTTTGAGTGTAGAGCAGAGCCAGCGTTCGATGGAGAAACAAAATTCTAGTGTCTGTGATCagaaatccgttcaatccaaaGTGGTTAGCCACAAAATCTTGGATGTTTTGAGGCAGATGAAAAATGAGAATCTTCAACTCAGGGGGATGAT CAGTGAAAATAAATGTGTCCGGAACAAAGAAGAACGGGTCCCCGTGGATAATCTTTTAAACAAACAATCGCGGAATAAACTATGTCAACTATTCCCAGAAGAACTACCGTCGAACGATGTGATTCTGGAAGATGATGTGATTGATGAACAAATTACCAATAGAATCGTATACGACGATCAAATTACCGGCAAACTTTACCATTAA
- the LOC129770437 gene encoding polyamine-modulated factor 1-binding protein 1-like isoform X2, protein MSNNVVKRNPTGTKSKKPIPAKVDSGIARMPSTTTRTESPQHSRLPRPLSGRQSSRSIQERKAATGVMDKTRPTSSGSFNRFTSQSKSDEKSILKVHRLGMLPTYLRKPRSASFTEKNPPRSNEQRSNEAGEHAKEMLEFVNVRFEKFQNDLAIQYGKYCASKEALNEEGITSSDVRNNISVQHASAGLEEEIARVFVQTEPVEAALQTGVCPPFEGSGGTPMEATVLFDQQQQLTVAQEKNHQLEIMCAQQQERIENLEKEVATKGAMISKMENGIDEMRKISNAQNSQMGELEQRLADALKICEDKDNQILELNTNLETVQKQKSLVDHRNDEALKMVVTLQTEVERLQRENRQLIDNKQQNDIQLKIRAQLLESLEASNQSLIARCAELDKPGVKNEVEAQAKFEISRTLHNILSVEQSQRSMEKQNSSVCDQKSVQSKVVSHKILDVLRQMKNENLQLRGMIENKCVRNKEERVPVDNLLNKQSRNKLCQLFPEELPSNDVILEDDVIDEQITNRIVYDDQITGKLYH, encoded by the exons atgaGCAACAACGTAGTCAAGCGGAACCCAACAG GGACCAAATCCAAGAAACCAATTCCCGCGAAAGTTGACTCTGGCATCGCGAGAATGCCTTCCACAACGACGAGAACCGAGTCCCCCCAACATTCAAGGCTACCGCGTCCTTTGTCCGGCCGACAAAGTAGTCGAAGTATTCAGGAACGTAAAGCGGCTACCGGCGTAATGGACAAAACTCGCCCAACGAGCAGTGGCTCTTTCAATCGGTTCACCAGTCAATCAAAATCGGATGAAAAAAGCATTTTGAAAGTGCATCGTCTCGGTATGCTACCCACGTATCTCCGAAAACCCCGCTCTGCTAGCTTCACTGAGAAAAATCCACCAAGGTCTAATGAACAAAGATCTAACGAGGCTGGCGAACACGCTAAGGAGATGCTCGAATTTGTAAATGTGcgatttgaaaaatttcaaaacgatTTGGCCATacagtatggaaaatattgtgctTCGAAGGAGGCATTGAATGAGGAAGGAATAACGAGCTCGGATGTTCGGAATAACATATCGGTGCAACATGCTTCTGCAGGCTTAGAAGAGGAAATCGCGCGTGTTTTTGTGCAGACCGAGCCGGTGGAAGCTGCACTGCAGACGGGGGTTTGCCCACCTTTCGAAGGTTCTGGGGGCACTCCAATGGAAGCCACTGTACTGTTCGACCAGCAACAACAGCTTACTGTGGCGcaagaaaaaaatcaccaaCTGGAGATAATGTGTGCGCAACAGCAGGAACGAATCGAGAATCTGGAAAAAGAGGTTGCAACCAAAGGAGCTATGATAAGCAAGATGGAGAATGGGATAGATGAG ATGAGGAAAATTTCAAATGCACAAAATTCTCAGATGGGAGAGTTGGAGCAACGATTAGCGGATGCTTTGAAGATCTGTGAGGATAAAGACAATCAGATATTGGAACTCAACACAAACTTGG AaacagttcaaaaacaaaaaagtctTGTCGACCATCGAAACGACGAAGCGTTGAAGATGGTG GTCACACTCCAAACCGAGGTGGAACGACTTCAACGGGAGAACCGCCAGCTGATTGATAACAAACAGCAAAATGATATTCAACTGAAGATCCGCGCTCAGCTCTTGGAATCTCTAGAGGCGAGTAATCAGAGTCTCATCGCTCGATGTGCTGAATTAGACAAGCCTGGAGTGAAAAATGAG GTGGAAGCACAAGCGAAGTTCGAAATATCTCGAACATTGCATAACATTTTGAGTGTAGAGCAGAGCCAGCGTTCGATGGAGAAACAAAATTCTAGTGTCTGTGATCagaaatccgttcaatccaaaGTGGTTAGCCACAAAATCTTGGATGTTTTGAGGCAGATGAAAAATGAGAATCTTCAACTCAGGGGGATGAT TGAAAATAAATGTGTCCGGAACAAAGAAGAACGGGTCCCCGTGGATAATCTTTTAAACAAACAATCGCGGAATAAACTATGTCAACTATTCCCAGAAGAACTACCGTCGAACGATGTGATTCTGGAAGATGATGTGATTGATGAACAAATTACCAATAGAATCGTATACGACGATCAAATTACCGGCAAACTTTACCATTAA
- the LOC129770437 gene encoding uncharacterized protein LOC129770437 isoform X3, with the protein MSNNVVKRNPTGTKSKKPIPAKVDSGIARMPSTTTRTESPQHSRLPRPLSGRQSSRSIQERKAATGVMDKTRPTSSGSFNRFTSQSKSDEKSILKVHRLGMLPTYLRKPRSASFTEKNPPRSNEQRSNEAGEHAKEMLEFVNVRFEKFQNDLAIQYGKYCASKEALNEEGITSSDVRNNISVQHASAGLEEEIARVFVQTEPVEAALQTGVCPPFEGSGGTPMEATVLFDQQQQLTVAQEKNHQLEIMCAQQQERIENLEKEVATKGAMISKMENGIDEMRKISNAQNSQMGELEQRLADALKICEDKDNQILELNTNLETVQKQKSLVDHRNDEALKMVVTLQTEVERLQRENRQLIDNKQQNDIQLKIRAQLLESLEASNQSLIARCAELDKPGVKNEEWCLL; encoded by the exons atgaGCAACAACGTAGTCAAGCGGAACCCAACAG GGACCAAATCCAAGAAACCAATTCCCGCGAAAGTTGACTCTGGCATCGCGAGAATGCCTTCCACAACGACGAGAACCGAGTCCCCCCAACATTCAAGGCTACCGCGTCCTTTGTCCGGCCGACAAAGTAGTCGAAGTATTCAGGAACGTAAAGCGGCTACCGGCGTAATGGACAAAACTCGCCCAACGAGCAGTGGCTCTTTCAATCGGTTCACCAGTCAATCAAAATCGGATGAAAAAAGCATTTTGAAAGTGCATCGTCTCGGTATGCTACCCACGTATCTCCGAAAACCCCGCTCTGCTAGCTTCACTGAGAAAAATCCACCAAGGTCTAATGAACAAAGATCTAACGAGGCTGGCGAACACGCTAAGGAGATGCTCGAATTTGTAAATGTGcgatttgaaaaatttcaaaacgatTTGGCCATacagtatggaaaatattgtgctTCGAAGGAGGCATTGAATGAGGAAGGAATAACGAGCTCGGATGTTCGGAATAACATATCGGTGCAACATGCTTCTGCAGGCTTAGAAGAGGAAATCGCGCGTGTTTTTGTGCAGACCGAGCCGGTGGAAGCTGCACTGCAGACGGGGGTTTGCCCACCTTTCGAAGGTTCTGGGGGCACTCCAATGGAAGCCACTGTACTGTTCGACCAGCAACAACAGCTTACTGTGGCGcaagaaaaaaatcaccaaCTGGAGATAATGTGTGCGCAACAGCAGGAACGAATCGAGAATCTGGAAAAAGAGGTTGCAACCAAAGGAGCTATGATAAGCAAGATGGAGAATGGGATAGATGAG ATGAGGAAAATTTCAAATGCACAAAATTCTCAGATGGGAGAGTTGGAGCAACGATTAGCGGATGCTTTGAAGATCTGTGAGGATAAAGACAATCAGATATTGGAACTCAACACAAACTTGG AaacagttcaaaaacaaaaaagtctTGTCGACCATCGAAACGACGAAGCGTTGAAGATGGTG GTCACACTCCAAACCGAGGTGGAACGACTTCAACGGGAGAACCGCCAGCTGATTGATAACAAACAGCAAAATGATATTCAACTGAAGATCCGCGCTCAGCTCTTGGAATCTCTAGAGGCGAGTAATCAGAGTCTCATCGCTCGATGTGCTGAATTAGACAAGCCTGGAGTGAAAAATGAG GAATGGTGTCTACTCTGA